Genomic segment of Lemur catta isolate mLemCat1 chromosome 2, mLemCat1.pri, whole genome shotgun sequence:
CACCAACCCCCAGGGCTGTGACCGCATCCTGTGCCGCCAGGGCCTAAGCTGCGGGACCACTTGCTCCAAGTGTGGCTGGGCCTCCTGCTTCAATTGTAGCTTCCCTGAGGTGGGTGCCCCACCCTGGCCAGCCCTGACCCTGACCAAGGATTCACACTCCTTCCCTGCTTGGCACCCActccctgccacacacacagtgACTTGTCCTTCCTCAGTCTGTGCCACCCATTTGAGCTCTGTGCCTCCTCCTGGAGTACTCCCGATGTGACCTGTGTCTTGTCCCCCTCTCTCCCGTGCACACCAGCACTGCTACCCTCAGTCAGGGTGCAACTGTGTCCTCACCACCCTCTCCTGCTGTAGGCACACTACCCTGCCAGCTGTGGCCACATGTCTCAGTGGGTCGACGACGGTGGCTACTACGATGGCATGAGTGTGGAGGCCCAGAGCAAGCACCTGGCCAAGCTCATCTCCAAACGCTGTCCCAGCTGTCAGGCTCCCATTGAGAAGAACGAGGGGTGCCTGCAGTAAGAAGGGGGGTACTGTGGGAAGTCAGAGggcaagggaggggaggggaaaccTGGTAGAAGGAAGGGGCACTGGGCTCATCATAAAGTTCAGCAAACAAGGGCCACCCCTCACTTGACATCCTCCAGTGACTTCCTAGATCTTAATGTTCCTTCCCCCCATTTAAGTCTATACTCTATGGGGGAATTCAAAAGCAAGGGTGCATTCAGTAGGGCAGGGTAAGATTAAGGGGACTATCAGGATAGGGGAGAGCATGGATGCCAGGGCATCAGCAGTTGTGCATCCAGGCCCTTGGCATTCCTGGCATGCCCCTGCCCAGAGGCAGGAATCCTCCAGCTTGCTTCCTCCATAGCATGACCTGTGCCAAATGTAACCATGGATTCTGCTGGCGCTGCCTCAAGCCCTGGAAGCCAAACCACAAAGACTATTACAACTGCTCTGCCATGGTAAGGGGCTGGGCACTGGGGGAGGGCACAGACAGAGCCCTTAGGAGGGGTACTACCACgggggcctgggcagagggggCTGTGTGGGCACAGCTGTTGGGACAATGGCTCCATGAGGGAGGACAGAGCTACCTGGGCCTACAGGTGCTGGGAATTCTATACTGGGAGGTCTGTTCACAGGGACCTTCAGCTCCAGAACGGGACTTCTCACACCGAGGTGGCCACagaagggctggggagggctgggcatTCTCAGGAGGCATCAGCGCATGTGGGCAGAGCaaggactctggagtcagagcCTGGCTTCACTGTGTGGTGTGTGGCTCTGGGCAAGTCAGCTTACTTCTCCAGGCCTCAACAGCATCTATAAATGGGGATTAATATGACCTACCCCTCTCCCAGTTATGAGGATTAGATGAAAATAACCTGGGGAGAATGTGGGAAGGTGAATGATGGATATTCTAATTATTAACTCTGTCCTCTCCAAACAAAGCACCCAGTAACCCTCTCAATGTGTCCTCACCAGGTTAGCAAAGCAGCTCGCCAGGAGAAGCGGTTCCAGGACTATAACGAGAGGTGCACTTTCCATCACCAGGCCCGGGTGAGCAGGAAGAAACAGTGGGTGGATTCGTCGGGTGTGGGGGGATGGTCCGAATTGGATGGGGTGGGGCTGCGCTGCTGGTGCTGATGCACCCTCCTCTGCATGCACAGGAGTTTGCTGTGAACTTGTGGAACCGGGTATCTGCCATCCATGAGGTACCCCCGCCCAAATCCTTCACCTTCCTCAAGGATGCCTGCCGGGGACTAGAGCAGGCGAGAAAGGTTGGTTGGAGCCGTAGCtggtaggggaggagggaggtgcagGGGTGTGCCAAGGGCTGGTGGGCCTGGCTGCTTTCATCTGATCTGCCTGGATGGGGGGAATgaggagagggcaggtggggagtggAGGTGCCCAGCCCCGGCAGGGAGAGCTGACTGGAGCTCCTCTAGGTGCTGGCCTACGCCTGCGTGTACAGCTTCTACAGCCAGGACGCGGAGTACATGGACGTGGTGGAGCAACAGACCGAGAGCCTGGAGCTGCACACCAATGCCCTGCAGATCCTCCTCGGTGAGcccgccccacccctgcccgccAGTGCTTTCTCCTGCCCgcctcttcccctctctgagcaCCCCAGCCCCAACCAGACAGGTAAAACAGTGCCCCCACCTTCCCTTTGTCCTCatcctctttttcattcttcataGGCTGCTCACCATCTGGCTTTGAAAGTTCAGGTCTAAAGCCTATGCCCCAAGGTGCCTGAGGGCACAGATGTTCACCTGTCATTTTCTCTGATTCTGGTCTATACCCTGCCCCTAGAGCGGGAGCTTCTTGAGAATGAGTGTCTAGAGCAGTGCCCGGCACTGGTAGATGTCCCATAGGTGTTTGTTGAAGGGAGGAGTGGATGAGaatgggagaaaggagggagCCCCTGTGCCTGCCCCCTCTGCAGAGGAGACCCTGCTGCGGTGCAGAGACCTGGCCTCCTCCCTGCGCCTCCTGCGGGCCGACTGCCTCAGCACGGGCATGGAGCTGCTGCGGCGGATCCAGGAGAGGCTGCTCGCCATCCTGCAGCACTCCTCCCAGGTACCACCCCTGccttgacctcttctgcccccgcAGGGACAGGGGTTAGGGTCCTCCTATGCCCTggacagcccctgccctggaATGATTCCAGAAGGAAAGGCAGCGAGGCAGGTGAATGGATGTTTGGACACATGGGTGCACATCCCAGCTCCTGGGCCAGCCTGCTTGATGCTGCTGGACCCTGTcactcaacctcctgggctttcCTATGAAGTAAAGCGGTTGGTTATCCCACATGAAGGGTTTTGGCCAGGTGcccatcagaatcacttggagaaCTTTTCCAGGCTATGCTTGCCATATGTGGACTTAAAAATGTAGAGTGGGGGCCAGAGGATGGGCTGACTGGCATAAGGGGTCTGCCAGGCTCTTTCCAGCTCTAATACACTGATGCCGAGTGTAAACTATGAACCTGCCCTCGGGCTGCTTACTGACTGGCAAGTCATTTGGGCAGAAAAGAATGAACACACACTGGGAGCACCTTAAGCATAGGGTGCTGTGCCTCACTGTCTCTCCCGTATCCCTGGAGACCATCTGTGAGTTAAATCACACTAAGGTGGTTTGCCAAGTGCTGTGGTGAGAGGAGATGGGAGCATTCCCAGCAGGAGCCTGGCTCTCAGAAAGCATCAGTGGAAGGAATGCTAGGCACCACGGCCGAATGTCCTCTACTCTCCAAATCCTGTCTGCTTGCCAGGATTTCCGGCTTGGTCTCCAGAGTCCATCAGTAGAGGCCCGGGAGGCAAAAGGCTCCAACGTGCCCGGCAGTCAGTAAGTAGGGTAGGCAGAGCCTCGGAGTGGGCAGGGGGAGATGTCAGGCTTCCTCCGGGGCTGAGTATGGGGCTGAGTGTGGGGCTGACTGTGGTGGTTCTCCCTAGGCCCCAGGGCCCCTCACGGCTgcaggtggaagaggaggaagaagaggaggaagatgatgacGATGACGTTCCAGAGTGGCAGCAGGATGAGTTTGATGAGGAGCTGGACAACGACAGTTTCTCCTATGATGAGGAGTCTGAGAACCTGGACCGAGAGACTTTCTTCTTTGGTGacgaggatgatgatgatgatgatgagacCTATGACTGAGGGGGCAGGATGCATGAAACACCGGGAGCACCCCAGAGTCTCGGGGCTGAGGGGGCAGGAGTTCACCTGTCCCCACTGTCATGAGGAAGGGGATCCCAGTGTCTGCAGCATCTTCTTCTGTTTCCTGAATAAACTTTTTTCCACATACTTCTCTGGAAGCAGGCTGGACAGCTTCACCAGGGGCCACCTGGCTTCAACTgcccgtcttttttttttttttttttgagacagagtcttactctgttgcatgggctagagtgctgtggtgtcagcctagctcacagcaacctcaaactcctgggctcaagcaatcctgcttgagcttcccgagtagctgggactacaggcatgcgccaccatgctcggctaattttttctgtatatttttagttgtccagctaatttctttctatttttagtagagacggggtctcactcttgctcaggctggtctcaaacccctgagctcaaacgatccacctgcctcagcctcccagagtgctgggattacaggcgtgagccaccgcgcccggcccctaccCCTCATTCTTTACTGCTTTCTCTAGACCTCCGGActcttctcttctcagagaaGGCGCAAAGCAGACCCATTTGACCTAGGCTGAAAAGGGAAGTGCGGGTTGATACGGTACAGGGCTAAGTGCACACCCAGCCCAGcttcagggagacagagggacGGCCTGCATCGTCGAGCAGCCTTAAATGTTCTGAGGGTGGGGTTGAGGGCATTAGGTGTCTCTGGGTCTACAGACTTATGAAGGGCCTCTCTACAGCTTAAAGTGAAAGGGTTGTTACTGAGGACCTGCCCTACCCCACCCCACATACAGACATAAAGTTAGAATTTTAAACATACCTTTTAATTTGCTACTTGGGCAAAGGGGCAGGAATGGAGCAGTGTCTAGTGTTCTAGAGCAGTGTCTGGGATCAGAAGAATTATATTCAGTGGGATTAAGTCAAGCGGTTGGGCCAGGGGAGGCAGCCATCTGCTCGGGAGGATCCATCTCAAAGTATCGATCCAGCATGGCCTCCACCTCTTCCTCTTCGTAGTCCCACACCTGGAACCGCGAGCCATCTGCAGCTCCCCGGATCATGGCTGAAAGCACTGGGAAGGACGGGGAAAGGTGAAGTCGCCTCCCTTCCACACTTCCCACATTGCCGCTGCCCCCCCGTGCCCTTTTTGGGGTAGGCACTGTGCTCAGAGCCCACCCAGGAAGGAGCTGAGGGCTGGGTCTGCAGAATGccggggagggaaggggtggcCCTCCAGGACTTGGGGTGCTCACCTCGGCCAGACTGTGGGCGGAACAGGCACAGGATTCGCTTATTGAGGGCCACGGCCCGGCCCAGCTCATAACCTACACCCAAGGATGGCTGGGTCACTTCTGCCACGACCACTGGAAAGAAAAGATAGACTAAGGCACAGTATCTGGGGAACTTGGGGTGTTTCTAAGGGAGTGATGACAATGTGGTTGTGGTGAGGAGGGAACTCTGGGATCCTTTCTAGGTGTGGAGGCCAGGGATATCCAAGGAATCTAATATTCTGGAGGAGTTTGCTGGTAGGAGGGAGGGCCACTCACCATCTGCCTGCTGCAGCCAGGCCAAGTCCTGCTCATGGATGAGCCTGTCACCCCCAGCAGCCTCTTCCCCTGTGGTTGAGGAGAAAGCTAGTCAAGGACATGCCCCACTCTGGTTCTCAGTAACTGTCCTATGCCCTGGCACATCCATATCCACCCTGCCCCGGGAAGGAGGGAGATCTCTGCTAGATGACCTCCAAGGGCCCGCCCAGCATTAGGATTTCATCAAAAGGAGTGAGGAAATGCAAGGGCCATGAGAAAAATTAACCCTGTGGAAGGTGGAATGTGCGACGAGGGCTGAATGAAAATACGGAAAGGACTAACTCGTTGGGGAGCAGAGCAATTAGGGAAAGGTGTATGGGCACTTGGCGAAAGGTAGGAGAGGCATCCTGGGGTCGGATCTAGGTCGGATCAATCCAATGTTAATGCCTCACCACCACCGGCATCAGAGCAGAACcactggggagcttgttaaaaatacgGATTCCAAGGCTTTATCCCAGActatcagaatctgcattttaatcaaGCTCCCTCAGATGGCACACGAGCACACCAAGGTGGATACGCCATGAAACTAATGAACCTTAAGCTTCAGGGTCCCTCACTTGCACAGGCTCTTCCAACCccctaatgattttttttttaaaggagatctCCCAGAACTGCATTAGATCCCACAAATCATGGATCTGCTCTTGAGTAGGGTAAGGGAAAACCAATTAAGGTTTTCTGAGCAGAAGCATAAGAGTTTTAGGCACAATTTTCAAACTGGAAGGGTCAGCAAGATTCCAGACCAATGTGTCAAAGTGCTTGAGAAAAACCCAGCAGCCAGGAGCAGAACACattggtgcctcacgcctgtaatcctaacactttgggaggctgaggagggaggatcacatgagcccaggtattggaaaccagcctgagcaaaagtgaggccctgtctctactaaaaatagaaaaatcagctggcctggtgcgcacctgtagtcccagcaactccgcaggaggatcactccagcccaggagttggaggttgcagtgagctgtgataatgccactgcactctacccagggcgacagagtaagactctgtctcaaacaaacaaaaaaccaccccAAACACATTAGTAACAACCTTAACGGAGGACGTGAGAGAGAGGGTGGTCCCGAGAACTGGGGCCAGTCGGGTCTAAGAGAACGGCTGGTACCTTgacagaaaaaaagggaaggagggtaAGCTTCGTTTTGGGTTGGGGAGGAGGTGCCGGCGGGGGGGTGGGAACCCAGCGAAGCAGTCCAATCCACCTTCTTTCTGCTCCTCCCTACAAACGCTCAGGAAGGACCGGAGAGAGTTCTCCAAGAAGGGACCAAAGGTCAGGGTAAACCCTGAACGCTGAGCCACCCGCAGGCGTGTTGGGCCACACGCGGTCCGAGCCCGGTCCCCTGCCTTCTAGGGCGGGGGCACCTCACGGAGCACCCCGGCAGGAGGGCGGACTGGAGCACAGCCGTTGGGGTGCAGCTGTGGAAGAGAGACGAGGGGGCCCGGCCCGTCCCCGACCCCGCCGCGGCCTCACCGCGCGCGCCCAGCTCGGCGGCCGCCACGTGCTCGGTGAGCACGGCCCCAAAACGTCGCAGCCGCGACACAATCCTCGCATACAGCGCCTGGTCCTCGCGTCCGCCGCGGATGCTCCCGCAGAAGTACAGGGCTCGGCGGCGGGGCTCGCCCGGCTCCCCTGGCTCCCCGCGCTCCGG
This window contains:
- the DNPH1 gene encoding 2'-deoxynucleoside 5'-phosphate N-hydrolase 1, producing MAAARGPERGEPGEPGEPRRRALYFCGSIRGGREDQALYARIVSRLRRFGAVLTEHVAAAELGARGEEAAGGDRLIHEQDLAWLQQADVVVAEVTQPSLGVGYELGRAVALNKRILCLFRPQSGRVLSAMIRGAADGSRFQVWDYEEEEVEAMLDRYFEMDPPEQMAASPGPTA